From Synoicihabitans lomoniglobus, the proteins below share one genomic window:
- a CDS encoding D-2-hydroxyacid dehydrogenase, giving the protein MSLTIWCNAKFNETVTQRLVAAIRDRGHQLVWASNASASVLDAGGPDAAMNEADIAFGQPDVSQSRDSAKLRWVEVTTAGYARYDTPDFKETLGARGALFTNMSGVFAEPCAQHLLAQMLALARQLPASWNDQHQDSPPWNYTDRRAQSTLLNGQTVLLLSYGSIARRLVELLQPFGMKIYALRRRTYSEAGVHVIAEEKLSAVLPEVDHLVNILPESEATTGFVNARRLALLKRGARFYNIGRGPTVDQNALMEALESGHLDSAYLDVMDPEPLPPEHRLWRTKNCHITPHTGGGRSDQDDAIVTHFLDNLAAFEADRADDMANRIV; this is encoded by the coding sequence ATGAGTCTCACCATCTGGTGCAACGCCAAGTTCAACGAAACCGTCACGCAACGCCTCGTCGCCGCCATCCGCGACCGAGGCCACCAACTCGTCTGGGCCAGCAACGCCAGCGCCTCGGTGCTCGATGCCGGCGGGCCGGATGCCGCCATGAACGAAGCCGACATTGCCTTCGGCCAACCCGACGTGAGCCAGAGCCGCGATTCCGCCAAACTGCGCTGGGTCGAAGTGACCACTGCCGGTTATGCCCGTTACGATACACCCGATTTCAAGGAAACGCTCGGCGCTCGCGGTGCCTTGTTCACCAACATGTCCGGCGTCTTCGCCGAGCCCTGCGCGCAACATTTGCTCGCGCAGATGCTCGCGCTGGCTCGGCAACTCCCGGCGTCCTGGAACGATCAACACCAGGACTCCCCACCGTGGAACTACACCGATCGTCGCGCCCAATCCACGCTGCTCAACGGGCAGACGGTGCTGCTGCTCAGCTACGGCTCGATCGCGCGTCGTTTGGTCGAGCTGCTGCAGCCTTTCGGCATGAAAATCTACGCGCTGCGTCGCCGCACCTACAGCGAAGCCGGGGTGCATGTGATCGCGGAGGAAAAGCTCAGCGCCGTGCTGCCCGAGGTGGACCACCTCGTGAACATTTTGCCGGAAAGTGAAGCCACGACCGGTTTCGTCAACGCGCGCCGACTCGCGCTGCTCAAACGCGGTGCCCGTTTCTACAACATCGGTCGCGGCCCCACGGTGGATCAGAATGCGCTCATGGAAGCGCTCGAATCGGGTCACCTCGACTCCGCCTATCTTGATGTGATGGACCCCGAACCGTTGCCCCCGGAACACCGTCTGTGGCGGACCAAGAACTGCCACATCACGCCACACACCGGCGGCGGTCGTTCGGATCAGGACGACGCCATCGTCACGCACTTTCTGGACAACCTCGCCGCCTTCGAAGCCGACCGCGCGGACGACATGGCCAACCGCATCGTTTGA
- a CDS encoding type II toxin-antitoxin system RelE/ParE family toxin produces MNRRFHPEFETDLISAARYYEAQRSNLGHEFLTTAETTVELIMAAPLRWPQRQAGIRRLQLERFPFVIRYRIVADTVQFLSILHAARHPDAGNKRD; encoded by the coding sequence ATGAACCGAAGGTTTCATCCTGAGTTTGAGACCGATCTGATTTCTGCCGCCCGCTATTATGAGGCCCAACGTTCCAATCTCGGACACGAGTTCCTCACCACGGCGGAGACAACGGTTGAATTGATCATGGCTGCGCCGCTCCGTTGGCCCCAACGGCAGGCCGGAATCCGTCGTCTCCAATTGGAACGATTCCCGTTTGTAATTCGCTACCGCATCGTAGCGGACACCGTGCAGTTTTTGAGTATCCTGCACGCCGCTCGCCATCCCGACGCGGGCAATAAACGTGATTGA
- a CDS encoding immunoglobulin domain-containing protein: MGTVPAVPGLDYELVWPDEDLGAATSVTSELVYVQLNPVYVEKLQAHDRLRIIAAVHRGKSLTSGGITGQRTLPATTAIAHREFILYDIETYRREVIASRVPAHDIQAFPLPEKEVEYLFGPLVRRSYYVIRLTLRNTSGTDKLVNSGLISATGRALVVPLDKSQPTFTVPVTLSPQGPVQVYTILDDQTPWRTRPWVFRGLEFIGALGAAAVTSFPNSSTDLVKGTALLTGVFVPEMKKLWPDDWAGFKKNVVTFSMPELTKIPGQSTTSPMYLFFPKRELELFVSDQALYESPVLFAVQDYLPVRTKADNAKPKVRIVSIGFDSLDVPFENTLAPAKISLAGRIASANEEVEVRIDELTRIKNRLEAASASGEAALVIGQVSKRQLVEFQEMAKKALAIVNIESATADSNVSSGDVAGGESTFVKDTELSEALEGLLVVANGLIGFYELKGELYETTLTESGNASFSLLGLEKLKIGALRDATTGVLTYSDSQSGEEMLRTIKERIEASEALVKFIAVAAKLLAENSLVAALGAIAQPAEGMEPMDQRPRSRVIGVFATLKQARSVPVLPNFDRDNYPQLRSNLNTLLGDSLTPPTIVDQPVGVTVTSGNTATFTVTAKGNPEPDYTWFRNGQQLAGEVGSVLSIRNCDLSLNGTNYQVFLSNSRGSLYSDPFILSVTQKPVISPSGLTASATSVRAGTSVSFSIEVTGSEIMSYRWFHNGKALPSESGQTLNLTDVGAAHAGNYSVQIHNVYGDALSKAVALTVVPFSK, from the coding sequence GTGGGCACGGTTCCGGCGGTTCCCGGTTTAGACTATGAACTTGTTTGGCCGGATGAAGATCTTGGAGCGGCTACTTCAGTTACTTCCGAGCTGGTCTACGTCCAACTGAACCCGGTTTACGTCGAAAAACTGCAAGCCCATGACCGCTTGCGTATAATCGCGGCCGTCCATCGCGGAAAATCCCTGACCTCAGGTGGGATAACTGGTCAACGGACTCTACCAGCAACCACGGCCATTGCTCATCGCGAATTCATCCTTTATGACATCGAAACCTATCGCCGAGAAGTTATCGCGTCACGAGTGCCCGCCCACGATATTCAAGCCTTTCCTTTGCCCGAAAAGGAAGTGGAGTATCTTTTCGGACCTCTCGTAAGACGCAGCTATTACGTGATTCGCCTCACCTTGCGAAACACCAGCGGAACCGACAAACTCGTAAACTCCGGTCTCATTAGTGCGACAGGCCGCGCCTTGGTTGTGCCATTGGACAAATCCCAGCCAACTTTCACTGTGCCGGTAACGCTTTCGCCGCAGGGGCCGGTCCAAGTCTACACCATTCTCGACGATCAAACACCCTGGCGCACCCGGCCGTGGGTTTTTCGTGGCTTGGAATTCATCGGCGCCCTCGGCGCTGCTGCCGTGACCTCATTCCCCAACTCATCCACCGATCTCGTGAAGGGCACTGCGCTTTTGACAGGTGTTTTCGTTCCCGAGATGAAGAAGCTCTGGCCCGACGATTGGGCAGGCTTCAAGAAAAATGTGGTCACGTTCTCCATGCCGGAGCTGACGAAAATCCCGGGCCAGTCGACGACTTCGCCTATGTATCTCTTCTTCCCCAAGCGGGAACTGGAGTTGTTTGTCTCTGATCAGGCATTGTATGAGAGCCCTGTTTTGTTCGCCGTTCAGGACTATCTGCCAGTGCGCACTAAGGCGGACAATGCCAAGCCAAAGGTGAGAATCGTCAGCATCGGTTTTGATAGTCTTGACGTCCCCTTTGAGAACACATTGGCCCCAGCTAAAATCAGCCTTGCTGGCCGGATCGCTTCCGCCAACGAAGAGGTTGAGGTTCGGATCGACGAGCTTACCCGAATCAAAAACCGGCTCGAGGCTGCTTCGGCATCGGGTGAAGCGGCCTTAGTCATCGGCCAAGTCAGCAAACGGCAGCTGGTCGAGTTCCAAGAAATGGCGAAGAAAGCACTTGCAATAGTCAATATTGAATCGGCCACAGCCGACTCCAACGTTTCGTCGGGAGACGTAGCGGGTGGGGAGTCAACTTTCGTCAAGGATACCGAACTATCTGAGGCGCTGGAGGGTTTGTTAGTCGTGGCAAATGGCCTTATAGGGTTCTACGAATTGAAAGGAGAACTTTATGAGACGACGTTGACGGAATCAGGGAACGCGTCGTTCAGCTTGTTGGGCCTTGAGAAACTGAAAATTGGCGCTCTCCGGGATGCCACGACGGGTGTGCTCACGTATTCGGACTCCCAGTCTGGCGAGGAAATGCTTCGAACGATCAAGGAACGAATCGAGGCATCAGAGGCGCTGGTGAAATTCATCGCCGTAGCCGCGAAGCTCCTGGCTGAAAATTCACTCGTCGCCGCTTTAGGAGCAATTGCCCAACCAGCCGAGGGGATGGAGCCAATGGACCAAAGACCGCGCAGCCGAGTTATCGGCGTTTTTGCGACATTGAAACAGGCGCGGTCCGTGCCCGTGTTGCCGAATTTTGACCGCGATAACTACCCTCAACTGAGAAGCAATCTGAACACGCTGTTGGGTGATTCACTCACCCCTCCGACTATCGTAGACCAACCCGTTGGTGTCACTGTCACGTCCGGAAACACAGCAACCTTCACGGTGACGGCAAAGGGCAATCCAGAGCCTGACTATACTTGGTTCCGCAACGGCCAACAACTTGCCGGAGAGGTTGGATCCGTGCTTTCAATTCGCAACTGTGATTTGAGTCTCAATGGAACAAACTACCAAGTCTTCCTAAGCAACTCTCGCGGATCCCTATACAGCGATCCGTTCATCCTTTCGGTAACGCAGAAACCAGTAATCAGTCCGAGCGGTTTGACGGCTTCGGCGACAAGCGTAAGGGCAGGGACCAGCGTAAGTTTTTCAATTGAGGTCACTGGATCTGAAATAATGAGCTACCGCTGGTTTCACAATGGGAAGGCGCTTCCAAGCGAAAGTGGCCAAACACTCAATTTAACCGACGTAGGTGCCGCCCATGCCGGGAACTATTCCGTTCAAATCCACAACGTTTATGGTGATGCCTTGAGCAAGGCCGTTGCCCTTACCGTAGTTCCCTTCTCCAAGTAA
- a CDS encoding type II toxin-antitoxin system Phd/YefM family antitoxin, with the protein MKTITVREMKAHWSTIESQVRDGETFEVVNRGKPTVHIGPATPRRILKWDDHLASAVPVSGRSVATTIEADREGRW; encoded by the coding sequence ATGAAAACCATCACCGTTCGCGAGATGAAGGCTCACTGGTCGACGATCGAATCGCAGGTGCGTGACGGGGAAACGTTTGAGGTCGTGAACCGAGGAAAACCTACCGTTCACATCGGTCCGGCCACGCCCCGACGTATCTTAAAGTGGGACGATCATTTGGCCAGTGCCGTCCCGGTCTCGGGTCGCAGCGTGGCAACCACCATCGAGGCCGACCGCGAGGGACGCTGGTAG
- a CDS encoding adenine phosphoribosyltransferase — translation MDTTRLANFLKARIRTVPDWPIAGVNFRDVTTLFNDPEAFRVMIEAFSLDCTQLGVDVIAAIDARGFIIGGALSYQLHKPFVLVRKKGKLPYTTHTEDYALEYGTASIQINTDACAPGQRVLLVDDLIATGGTLLAAAKLFAKVEAEVVGVAAIIDLPELGGSAKLREAGLPVHSLCSFSESE, via the coding sequence ATGGATACCACCCGACTCGCCAACTTTCTTAAAGCCCGCATCCGCACCGTGCCCGACTGGCCCATCGCCGGAGTGAATTTTCGGGATGTCACCACGCTCTTTAACGATCCCGAGGCGTTTCGGGTCATGATCGAGGCCTTCTCGCTGGATTGCACGCAACTGGGGGTCGACGTGATCGCGGCCATCGATGCACGTGGCTTCATCATCGGGGGCGCGCTTTCCTACCAATTGCACAAGCCCTTCGTGCTCGTGCGCAAAAAGGGCAAACTTCCCTACACCACGCACACCGAGGACTATGCGCTCGAATACGGCACCGCCTCGATCCAGATCAACACCGACGCCTGCGCGCCCGGCCAACGCGTGCTCCTCGTCGACGACTTGATCGCGACCGGTGGCACGTTGCTCGCCGCCGCCAAACTTTTTGCCAAAGTCGAAGCGGAAGTCGTCGGCGTGGCCGCCATCATCGATCTGCCCGAACTCGGCGGCTCCGCCAAACTCCGCGAAGCCGGTTTGCCCGTGCACTCCCTTTGCTCCTTCTCCGAGTCGGAATAA
- a CDS encoding LysR family transcriptional regulator, with protein MEIHQLRYFVEVVRIGNFTRAAERCHVTQPTLSHQIKKLEDELGEPLLQRRKKGVAPTPFGERFLVRATTVLRELNEATAEASAFRSEVQGVLRLGAIPTVAPYLLPPLLHAAREQFPALRFTVSEEPTDVLLQQMRRGDLDAALVSPPMQGAEEWGIASLLEDELLATLPEGHVLAASATVPLARLVAEPLVLMKEAHCLRGQALQLCRDARLETNIAIESSQLETVLALVESGLGLSLTPRMAIARAASRPVVFRSLAPNPVYRSIALVWPRQATRTHAFDAFLQLAQETLAESLKEREPEIEQSSVSF; from the coding sequence ATGGAAATCCATCAGCTGCGTTACTTCGTGGAAGTGGTGCGTATCGGCAACTTCACCCGGGCGGCCGAGCGTTGCCACGTGACGCAACCCACGTTGAGCCATCAGATCAAAAAACTGGAGGACGAGCTGGGAGAACCTCTGCTGCAACGGCGCAAAAAAGGGGTGGCGCCGACCCCCTTTGGCGAGCGCTTTCTCGTCCGTGCCACGACGGTGTTGCGGGAGCTCAACGAGGCGACGGCCGAAGCGAGCGCGTTCCGCTCCGAGGTGCAAGGCGTGCTGCGACTCGGCGCGATTCCGACGGTGGCGCCCTACCTGCTACCGCCGCTGCTGCACGCGGCCCGCGAACAGTTCCCGGCCCTGCGCTTCACCGTGAGCGAAGAGCCGACGGACGTGCTGTTGCAACAAATGCGACGCGGCGATCTGGACGCGGCCCTCGTGAGCCCGCCGATGCAAGGTGCCGAAGAATGGGGCATCGCCTCACTCCTCGAAGACGAGTTGCTCGCCACCCTGCCCGAAGGCCATGTGCTCGCCGCCAGCGCGACCGTTCCGCTGGCTCGCCTGGTCGCCGAACCACTGGTGTTGATGAAGGAGGCGCACTGCCTGCGCGGTCAGGCCTTGCAACTTTGCCGCGACGCCCGACTCGAAACGAATATCGCAATCGAAAGTTCGCAGTTGGAAACCGTGCTCGCGCTCGTCGAATCTGGCCTCGGCCTCTCGCTCACTCCGCGCATGGCCATCGCCCGCGCCGCGAGCCGCCCCGTGGTGTTTCGGTCGCTGGCCCCCAATCCGGTCTACCGCTCCATCGCCCTCGTCTGGCCGCGCCAAGCCACCCGCACCCACGCCTTCGACGCCTTCCTGCAACTCGCGCAAGAGACGCTGGCTGAATCGTTGAAGGAAAGGGAACCTGAGATAGAACAGTCCAGTGTCTCATTTTGA
- a CDS encoding type IA DNA topoisomerase — MKVVIAEKPSVARDLAKHLGATSRGNGFLEGNGWVVTWAFGHLIELQEPEDYTLDWKPWRLSALPIIPDPFQLRPRADGSATEQLATIKKFFETADEIICATDAGREGELIFRYILNWTGCEAKPVKRLWISSLTDEAIAKGFAELKPAAAYEPLYHAARCRSEADWIVGMNATRFFTVEYGRRKLLLSLGRVQTPILAMIVNRDLEVEYFVPEEFFEVHTKCRDAKFKHTGGKFTAQTEAQAIIEKVATEPLVVTGVAKKNALAHPPLLYDLTSLQRDMNKRHGFTADQTLKLAQSLYESKHLTYPRTDSCYLTADLQPTIAPLMEKLRTVKPAEIEPLDLAALNFSKRIIDDTKVADHHAIIPTTILGDRLSGDEAKLYDAVVTRLIAAFYPSAVRAVTTVDAVSAAEPFRARGTVIVDLGWEALYANDPKTEDDDEPPKRKGKGKSDTTDDDDTKQVLPDFVEGESNPHEPLLVTGKTSAPKRFNEASLLSLMETAGKIVTDETLKEALKEKGVGTPATRASIIEVLITRKYVERKRKALISTDSGRALIGLVQDERLKSPELTGDWEFRLKQMERGAYEPAKFMAEVCDYTREILANKAESTIDLTNLGPCPCCHAPVIRGRTGYGCSKWKTGCKFVLPGELWGLTVTPVLAREILIHKKSLTPHRIVVNGKAKFAHLRFTKKGEPAYDLAPVEKSDAKTDAFGLCPECAGDIVEGKKAYGCSNWKNGCGFVVWKTIAQKEITPDIVKALLANRETELLSGFTSKAGKPFDAKLKIIAGEVKFDFSG; from the coding sequence ATGAAAGTCGTTATTGCTGAAAAACCTTCCGTCGCTCGCGACCTCGCGAAACACCTTGGGGCGACCTCCCGCGGCAATGGCTTTCTCGAAGGTAATGGCTGGGTGGTGACGTGGGCGTTCGGCCACCTCATCGAGTTGCAGGAGCCCGAGGATTACACCCTCGACTGGAAGCCGTGGCGGCTCTCCGCGCTGCCGATCATTCCCGACCCATTTCAACTCCGGCCGCGTGCCGACGGCTCGGCGACTGAGCAGTTGGCGACGATCAAAAAATTCTTCGAAACGGCCGACGAAATCATCTGTGCGACGGACGCCGGTCGCGAGGGCGAGTTGATCTTTCGCTACATCCTCAACTGGACCGGCTGTGAGGCCAAACCCGTCAAGCGTCTCTGGATCAGCTCGCTCACCGACGAGGCCATTGCCAAGGGCTTCGCCGAGCTCAAACCCGCCGCGGCCTACGAGCCGCTCTACCATGCCGCGCGCTGCCGCAGCGAGGCCGATTGGATTGTGGGCATGAACGCGACGCGCTTCTTCACCGTCGAATACGGTCGGCGCAAATTGCTGCTCAGTCTCGGGCGCGTGCAAACCCCCATTCTCGCCATGATCGTGAACCGCGATCTGGAGGTGGAATACTTCGTGCCGGAGGAGTTTTTCGAGGTGCACACCAAGTGTCGGGACGCGAAATTCAAGCACACCGGCGGCAAGTTTACCGCCCAGACCGAAGCCCAGGCGATCATCGAAAAAGTAGCGACCGAGCCACTGGTGGTCACGGGGGTGGCGAAGAAAAACGCCCTCGCGCATCCGCCGCTGCTTTACGACCTCACCAGCCTGCAGCGCGACATGAACAAACGCCACGGTTTCACGGCGGACCAGACGCTCAAACTCGCGCAAAGTCTCTACGAGTCCAAGCACCTCACTTACCCGCGAACCGACAGCTGCTACCTCACGGCGGACCTGCAGCCAACCATCGCGCCGTTGATGGAAAAACTCCGCACCGTAAAGCCCGCCGAGATCGAACCGCTCGACCTCGCCGCGCTCAATTTTTCCAAGCGCATCATCGACGACACCAAGGTCGCCGATCACCACGCCATCATCCCGACCACGATCCTCGGGGATCGGCTCTCCGGAGACGAAGCCAAGCTCTACGATGCCGTCGTGACACGACTCATCGCGGCGTTTTATCCGTCGGCCGTCCGGGCCGTCACGACGGTCGACGCCGTGTCCGCCGCAGAGCCGTTTCGCGCCCGCGGCACGGTCATCGTCGACCTCGGTTGGGAAGCGCTCTACGCCAACGACCCCAAGACCGAAGACGACGACGAACCCCCAAAACGCAAAGGTAAGGGGAAGTCGGATACGACGGATGATGACGATACGAAGCAGGTGCTGCCCGACTTTGTAGAAGGTGAAAGCAATCCGCACGAACCCTTGCTGGTCACCGGCAAGACCTCTGCGCCGAAGCGTTTTAACGAAGCCAGTCTGCTGTCCCTCATGGAGACCGCCGGCAAGATCGTGACCGACGAGACGTTGAAAGAAGCGCTCAAGGAAAAGGGCGTTGGCACGCCCGCGACGCGCGCCTCGATCATCGAAGTCCTCATCACGCGCAAATACGTCGAACGGAAACGCAAGGCGCTCATCAGCACCGATTCCGGTCGCGCCCTGATCGGCCTCGTGCAGGACGAACGGCTCAAGTCTCCTGAGCTCACGGGAGACTGGGAGTTCCGGCTCAAGCAAATGGAACGCGGCGCCTACGAACCGGCCAAGTTCATGGCCGAAGTGTGTGACTACACGCGGGAGATTTTGGCCAACAAAGCCGAGTCGACGATCGACCTTACCAACCTCGGACCGTGCCCCTGCTGCCACGCGCCCGTCATTCGCGGTCGCACCGGCTACGGTTGTTCGAAATGGAAAACGGGCTGTAAATTCGTGCTCCCCGGCGAGCTCTGGGGACTGACGGTGACACCCGTGCTCGCGCGAGAAATCCTCATCCACAAAAAAAGTCTCACGCCGCATCGCATCGTGGTGAACGGCAAGGCGAAGTTTGCCCACCTGCGCTTCACCAAAAAAGGCGAACCCGCCTACGACCTCGCTCCGGTGGAAAAGAGTGACGCGAAAACCGACGCCTTCGGACTTTGCCCGGAATGCGCGGGCGACATTGTGGAAGGCAAAAAAGCCTACGGCTGTTCCAATTGGAAAAACGGTTGTGGTTTTGTGGTGTGGAAAACCATCGCGCAAAAAGAGATCACCCCCGACATCGTGAAGGCGCTCCTGGCCAACCGTGAGACTGAGCTCTTGAGTGGATTCACCTCCAAGGCCGGCAAGCCCTTCGACGCCAAACTCAAGATCATCGCCGGCGAAGTGAAGTTCGACTTCAGCGGGTGA
- a CDS encoding PIN domain-containing protein, whose translation MKIVIDTDVWLDVLLDRPSLAEASGAVLAWAADGPGRGVVAWHSVATLDYFLSRSMPTKAHREFLRDLANGFHVSGGDERDLRRALGWRMADFEDAMVAVVAENVGADWIVTRNVKNFRGSPVKAISPEDWGRRRK comes from the coding sequence GTGAAAATCGTAATCGATACCGACGTCTGGCTGGACGTGTTGCTGGATCGGCCGAGCTTAGCGGAGGCCAGTGGTGCCGTGCTCGCCTGGGCGGCGGATGGACCGGGGCGCGGCGTCGTGGCCTGGCACTCAGTCGCGACGCTCGACTATTTCTTGTCCCGCTCGATGCCGACGAAGGCGCACCGGGAATTTCTGCGTGATCTCGCCAACGGGTTTCATGTCTCCGGCGGCGATGAGCGGGATCTTCGTCGGGCGCTGGGCTGGAGGATGGCCGACTTTGAAGACGCCATGGTCGCGGTCGTGGCGGAAAATGTCGGTGCCGATTGGATCGTGACTCGCAACGTGAAGAACTTTCGCGGCTCACCGGTAAAGGCGATTTCGCCGGAGGATTGGGGTCGACGCCGGAAGTAG
- the katG gene encoding catalase/peroxidase HPI: MENPHDGAVLKDLNESTRGSESGGKCPFPHLHGGAQKPTSAGAHSNRDWWPNQLSLKMLHQNSGLSDPMDPDFDYAEAFKQLDLAAVKQDLTALMTDSQEWWPADFGHYGPFFIRMAWHSAGTYRTADGRGGAGAGQQRFAPLNSWPDNANLDKARRLLWPIKQKYGRSLSWADLMILTGNVALESMGFKTFGFGGGRADVWEPEEDVYWGAEKEWLAHSDNPHSRYSGDRDLEDPLAAVQMGLIYVNPEGPDGNPDPLASAKDIRVTFERMAMNDEETVALIAGGHTFGKTHGADSADHVGKEPEAAGMAEQGFGWTSSHASGKGADAITSGLEVTWTTTPTQWSNNFFENLFAYEWELEKSPAGAHQWVAKDADATVPHAFDAEKKQRPTMLTTDLALRMDPAYEKISRRFLENPDQFADAFARAWFKLTHRDMGPKALYLGSEVPAEDLIWQDPLPSVDHPLVDADDIAGLKAKLLDSGLAISELVSTAWASASTYRGSDKRGGANGARIRLAPQKDWEVNQPGKLAKVLKALEGIQAEFNAAQSDGKKVSLADLIVLGGCAAVEAAAKKSGQEIEVPFTPGRTDATQEQTDAESFAPLEPTTDGFRNYQQTRYTIPTEQLLVDRAQLLTLTAPEMTVLVGGLRVLNANHGKSQHGVFTDRPETLTNDFFVNLLDMSNKMKATSPAEEMFEVQDRVTGDVKWTATRVDLVFGSHSQLRALAEVYASSDAQGKFVQDFVAAWNKVMNADRVDLA; encoded by the coding sequence ATGGAAAACCCTCACGACGGAGCCGTCCTCAAAGACCTCAACGAAAGCACCCGCGGCAGCGAAAGCGGCGGAAAGTGCCCGTTCCCTCACTTGCATGGTGGGGCCCAGAAACCGACCAGTGCCGGCGCCCACTCCAACCGCGATTGGTGGCCCAATCAGTTGAGCCTCAAGATGCTCCACCAAAACTCCGGTTTGTCCGATCCCATGGACCCGGATTTCGACTACGCCGAGGCGTTCAAACAGCTCGACCTGGCCGCCGTGAAGCAGGACCTCACCGCGCTCATGACCGACTCGCAGGAGTGGTGGCCCGCCGACTTCGGTCACTACGGTCCGTTCTTCATCCGCATGGCCTGGCACAGCGCCGGCACCTACCGCACGGCCGATGGTCGCGGCGGCGCGGGAGCCGGGCAGCAACGTTTTGCTCCGCTCAACAGCTGGCCGGATAACGCCAATCTCGACAAGGCCCGCCGCCTGCTCTGGCCGATCAAACAAAAATACGGCCGCAGTCTCTCGTGGGCGGATCTCATGATCCTCACCGGCAACGTCGCGCTCGAATCCATGGGCTTCAAAACCTTCGGCTTCGGCGGCGGCCGCGCCGATGTCTGGGAGCCCGAGGAAGATGTTTACTGGGGGGCCGAAAAAGAATGGCTCGCCCACAGCGACAATCCCCACAGCCGTTACTCGGGCGATCGCGATCTCGAAGACCCGCTCGCGGCCGTCCAAATGGGACTCATTTACGTTAATCCGGAAGGCCCGGACGGTAATCCCGACCCGCTCGCCTCGGCCAAGGACATCCGCGTGACGTTCGAGCGCATGGCCATGAACGACGAAGAGACCGTCGCGCTCATCGCCGGTGGTCACACCTTTGGCAAGACTCACGGAGCCGACTCGGCTGATCACGTGGGCAAAGAACCTGAGGCTGCCGGCATGGCCGAACAGGGCTTTGGGTGGACGAGCAGTCACGCCAGTGGCAAAGGGGCCGACGCCATCACCAGTGGCCTCGAAGTCACCTGGACCACCACGCCGACGCAGTGGAGCAACAACTTCTTCGAAAACCTCTTCGCCTACGAATGGGAACTCGAGAAGAGCCCCGCCGGTGCTCACCAGTGGGTAGCCAAGGACGCCGACGCCACCGTGCCTCACGCCTTTGACGCGGAGAAGAAACAGCGCCCGACGATGCTCACCACCGATCTCGCGCTGCGCATGGACCCGGCTTACGAAAAAATTTCCCGCCGCTTCTTGGAAAACCCGGATCAGTTCGCCGACGCCTTTGCCCGCGCCTGGTTCAAGCTGACCCACCGCGACATGGGCCCCAAGGCCCTCTACCTCGGCTCGGAAGTTCCGGCCGAAGACCTCATCTGGCAGGACCCGCTGCCCTCCGTGGACCACCCGCTGGTCGACGCCGACGACATCGCCGGTCTCAAGGCGAAGTTGCTCGACTCCGGCCTCGCCATCTCGGAACTCGTTTCGACGGCCTGGGCCTCGGCCTCGACCTACCGGGGCTCGGACAAGCGCGGTGGCGCCAATGGAGCGCGCATCCGCCTCGCGCCGCAGAAGGATTGGGAAGTGAACCAACCCGGCAAACTGGCCAAGGTGTTGAAGGCGCTCGAAGGCATTCAGGCCGAGTTCAATGCCGCGCAATCCGACGGCAAAAAAGTCTCCCTCGCCGACCTCATCGTGCTCGGCGGATGCGCCGCCGTCGAAGCCGCCGCGAAGAAGAGTGGCCAAGAGATCGAGGTGCCATTCACGCCGGGTCGCACGGATGCCACCCAGGAGCAAACCGACGCCGAGTCCTTTGCGCCGCTTGAGCCCACGACGGATGGCTTCCGCAACTATCAGCAGACGCGCTACACCATCCCGACCGAGCAATTGCTCGTCGACCGGGCGCAGCTCCTCACGTTGACGGCGCCGGAAATGACCGTGCTCGTCGGCGGTTTGCGGGTCCTCAACGCCAATCACGGCAAGTCGCAACATGGTGTGTTCACCGACCGCCCGGAAACGCTCACCAACGACTTCTTCGTCAACCTGCTCGACATGAGCAACAAGATGAAGGCGACCTCGCCCGCCGAGGAAATGTTCGAAGTGCAGGACCGCGTCACCGGTGACGTCAAGTGGACCGCGACGCGCGTGGATCTCGTCTTCGGCTCGCACTCCCAACTGCGCGCCCTCGCCGAGGTTTACGCCTCCAGCGACGCCCAAGGAAAGTTCGTGCAGGACTTCGTGGCCGCCTGGAACAAGGTGATGAACGCCGACCGCGTCGACCTCGCTTGA